One genomic region from Doryrhamphus excisus isolate RoL2022-K1 chromosome 14, RoL_Dexc_1.0, whole genome shotgun sequence encodes:
- the rps5 gene encoding 40S ribosomal protein S5, with amino-acid sequence MTEWETAPAVAETPEIKLFGKWSTDDVQINDISLQDYIAVKEKYAKYLPHSGGRYAAKRFRKAQCPIVERLTNSMMMHGRNNGKKLMTVRIVKHAFEIIHLLTGENPLQVLVNAIINSGPREDSTRIGRAGTVRRQAVDVSPLRRVNQAIWLLCTGAREAAFRNIKTIAECLADELINAAKGSSNSYAIKKKDELERVAKSNR; translated from the exons TGACTGAGTGGGAGACTGCGCCCGCCGTGGCCGAGACCCCCGAGATCAAGCTCTTTGGCAAATGGAGCACCGACGATGTCCAGATCAATGACATTTCCCTGCAG GACTACATTGCCGTAAAGGAAAAGTACGCCAAGTACCTGCCGCACTCCGGAGGCCGCTACGCCGCCAAGCGCTTCCGCAAGGCCCAGTGCCCCATCGTGGAGCGTCTGACCAACTCCATGATGATGCACGGCCGCAACAACGGCAAGAAGCTGATGACGGTGCGCATCGTCAAGCACGCCTTCGAGATCATTCACCTGCTGACCGGAGAG AACCCCCTCCAAGTCTTGGTGAACGCCATCATCAACAGCGGGCCTCGTGAGGACTCCACCCGTATCGGGCGTGCTGGTACCGTCAGGAGGCAGGCCGTGGATGTGTCACCCCTGCGTAGGGTCAACCAG GCTATTTGGCTGCTGTGCACCGGAGCAAGAGAAGCTGCCTTCAGGAACATCAAGACTATTGCAGAGTGTCTGGCTGATGAGCTCATCAATGCCGCCAAG GGTTCATCCAATTCCTACGCCATCAAGAAGAAAGATGAGCTGGAGAGAGTTGCCAAGTCCAACCGTTAA